TGCAGCCTGCGATGATGCCGAACGTCAACATCGCGACAGCGCGTGTGCTCGACGCGCTCGGCATTCAGACCGTGATTGCGCCAGAAGCGGGTTGCTGCGGTGCGATCCGTCTGCATCTCGGCTACAACGACGAAGCGCTCGACGACGTGCGTCAGAACATCGACGCCTGGTGGCCGCACGTCGAACAGGGCGCGGAAGCGATCGTGATGAACGCGTCCGGCTGCGGTGCGACCGTCAAGGAATACGCGCACCTGATGCGCAACGACCCTGTGTACGCGGAAAAAGCAAAACGCATTGTTGAACTGACGCGCGATATCAGCGAAATCCTGCCGGACTTCGAAGAAGCGTTGACACCGCTCACGCGACGCCGCGCGATTCATACGGTTGCGTATCACCCGCCCTGCACGCTGCAGCATGGCCAGCAGATTCGCGGCAAGGTCGAGCATCTGCTGACGGCGCTGGGCATCGAAGTCAGGCTTCCCGCCGACAGCCATCTGTGCTGCGGCTCGGCCGGCACCTATTCGCTCACGCAGCCCGCGCTGTCGTACGCATTGCGCAACCAGAAGCTGGAAAAACTGAAGGCACAGGAGCCGCAGATCGTCGTGTCCGCGAATGTGGGTTGTATCGCGCATCTGCAAAGCGGCACCTCCACGCCTGTCGTGCATTGGGTCGAACTCGTCGAGCACATGCTCGCGTCCTGAACGACAGCATCGCCTGGCGGGTAGTTCGTCCACAACCTGGCCGTTCGGCCAGGTCGTGGCATGCGGTCGGCGTCCGTATAATTCAAATCGTCGCCCCTCGCCCCGGTACCCCGCTTCATGCCCGACCTCGCTCACAATCTCGACGCAGTGCATCAGCGCATCGCCCTCGCCGCGCAGGTCGCGGGCCGCGATCCTCGCTCCATTGCGCTTCTCGCCGTCTCGAAGACGTTCCCCGCCGAAGACGTTCGCGCCGCGCATGCCGCCGGCCAGCGCGCGTTCGGCGAAAACTACGTGCAGGAAGCGTTGACGAAAATCGGCGCGCTGTCCGATCTGCGCGCCTCGCTCGACTGGCATTTCATCGGGCCGCTGCAATCGAACAAGACGCGTCCCGTCGCTGAAAACTTCGACTGGGTGCATTCCGTCGACCGGCTGAAAATCGCGCAGCGTTTGTCGGAGCAGCGTCCGGATACGCTGCCCGCGCTCAATGTGTGCCTGCAGGTCAACATCAGCGGCGAAGCGTCGAAAAGCGGCATCACGCCAGACGAAGCCGTCGACGTCGCGCGCCAGATCGCCGCGCTGCCCAGGCTGCGTCTGCGCGGCCTGATGGCGATTCCCGAACCCGAAGGCGGCGTCGAACAGCAGCGCGTGCCGCATCGCGCGCTGCGCGAACTGTTCGACAAACTGCGCGCTGAAGGACTCGAACTCGACACGCTGTCGATGGGCATGTCGGGCGATCTCGAAGCGGCCGTGCTCGAAGGCGCGACGATCGTGCGCGTCGGCACCGCAATCTTCGGCGCCCGCGATTACTCTCACTGAACTTCCCGAACATCATGAAAATTGCCTTCATCGGCGGCGGCAACATGGCCGCCGCGCTCATCGGCGGAATGATCAAGCGCGGCGTTGCGCCGTCGGACATCCTCGCCATCGATCCCAACGAAGACGTGCGCAAGCGCAACGAGCAGCAGTTCGGCGTCGGTACGGGCGCTGCGGCGGACGCGTCGCTGAAATCGTTCGATGCCGTCGTGCTCGCCGTCAAGCCGCAGATCGTGAAGGACGTCGCGGCTACCCTCGCGCCGCATCTGTCGGCTTCGCAGCTCGTCATCAGTATCGTCGCGGGCATTCGCAGCGCGGACCTCACGCGCTGGCTCGGCGGCCATGCGCGCCTCGTGCGCACGATGCCGAACACGCCGGCGCTGATCGGCATGGGCGTGACGGGTCTGGTTGCAACGGAAGGTGTCGACGAAGCGGGACGCGAACTGGCCTCGCAGGTGCTCGGCGCGGTCGGACAAACGGTGTGGTTCGACGACGAAGCGAAGATCGATGCCGTCACCGCAATCTCGGGCAGCGGCCCGGCCTACGTGTTCTACTTCATTGAGGCGATGCAGGAAGCAGCGCGGCAACTCGGCATGGACGAAGAGCAAGGTCGCGCGCTGGCTGTCGCAACGTTCACGGGCGCAGCGCAACTCGCCGCGCAATCGGGCGAGCCGGCAAGTGTGTTGCGTGAACGCGTGACGTCGAAGGGCGGCACGACGGCGGCGGCGCTCGCATCGTTCGACGCGCAAGGCGTGAAGGACGCGATCGTCCGAGGCGCGCTGGCCGCGGATGCGCGTGCGCGTGAAATGGGAGAGGAATTCGGCAAGCAGTGATATCGCTTGCTGGAACTGAAGTGCATCGGCGAATGAAGCGTGGGATCTCCGCGCTTCATCTCGCCGAAAGATGAAGAATCAGAACGCCTGCGCCGCGTAATGCGCGGCAATGCCCGCGAACAGCGCGCCGCCGAGCCAGTTGTTGTGCCGGAACGCCGCGAAGCAAGGCATGCGCTCGCGTCCCTTGATCAGCGTGTAGTGGTAGATCGCGCAACCCACGGCGGCGGCCAGCCCGATCCAGTACAGCACGCCGAAGCCCAACGCGACGCCGATGCCGACATAGATGCCGAGCGTCGCCGCGTAGCACAGCATGATCGCGAGCACGTCGAAGCGGCCGAACGTCAACGCGGACGTACGAATACCGATCTTGATGTCGTCGTCGCGATCGACCATCGCGTATTCGGTGTCGTAGGCGACCGACCAGAACACGTTCGCAATCAGCATCACCCACGCGAGCAGCGGCACCTGATTCTGCACAGCGGCAAACGCCATCGGAATGCCGAAACCGAACGCGATGCCCAGATACGCCTGCGGAATCGCAAAGAAGCGCTTCGTGAACGGATAAGTGCCCGCGACGAACAGCGCCGCCACCGACAACTCCTTCGTCAGCGCATTGAGCGGCAGAATCAGCAGGAACGCGATCAGCGAGAGCCCCGCTGCCAGCGCGACGGCTTCCCATGCCTTGATCTTGCCCGACGTGATCGGACGGTTTTCGGTGCGCTTCACGAAGCGGTCGAAATCGCGGTCTGCGTAGTCGTTGATCGCGCAGCCGGCCGAGCGCATCAGGATCGTGCCGATCGTGAAGATCACCAGCAGCGACAGCGACGGATGGCCATCGGAGGCAATCCACAACGCGTTGAGCGTCGGCCATAGCAGCAGCAGGCTGCCGATTGGCTTGTCCATGCGGACAAGGCGCAGATAGAGCGGAAGTCGGGCGAACATGGCGGTGCGCAGAGATTCGATCCCGCTATTTTAGAGCAGCGCGCGTGACAGCCCTCTTCTGACGCGCAGACAAGTGCAGACAAAAAGCATTAAAGCCCGGCAGGTTGTCACCCGCCGGGCTTTCAGTTCAGCAACGCCAACGTAAATGCGAGCGCTTACGCCAGCATCCACGCGTTCTTTTCGTGCGTCTGCATACGTTGCGTCAGCAGGTCGGCCGTCGGCTCGTCATGGGCCGCGTCCGTCACCGGGAAGATCGCGCGCGCGGTGCGCACCACGGATTCCTGGCCTTCCACCAGCTGGCGGATCATGTCTTCAGCGGCGGGCACGCCTTCCGCTTCGGCGATCGACGACAGCTTTGCGAATTCCTTGTAGCTGCCAGGCGCAGCGACGCCCAGTGCACGAATGCGTTCGGCGATCAGATCGACGGCCGTCGCCAGTTCCGTGTACTGCGTCTCGAACATCAGATGCAGCGTGTTGAACATCGGACCCGTGACGTTCCAGTGGAAGTTATGGGTCTTCAGATAAAGCGTGTACGTGTCGGCGAGAAGACGCGAAAGACCTTCTGCGATCTTCTTGCGATCCTTGTCGCTGATACCAATATTGACGTGCGGTACGGCTTCTTTCTTGGCCATGACGACTCCTTTTAAGAGTGATTCGAACCGGTCTGCTTGCCCGGAACTGCGCGTGTGCAATCGTTCAACGCTCGAACGCCCGCCAGTTTAGCCTGGAACGCGCGCACGTTCGCGCGACCCTACGCCTCGCTTCCGCAGCCCGCAAACCACGCATGGCCATGTGTGCGCTTCGTCATCCGCCGATGGCGTGCACCAGCGTTGCGACGATCGCCACATAGCCACTGCCGAGAATCGCGAACCCCACGAGCTTCTGGAAAAGCATCGGAGTGCGCACCTGTTGCGCCACGCTGCGCGCGTTGCCTGCATTGCTTGCGTTGCTTGCGTGGTAACCCACTGCGTTCATCACCATCTGAACCATGATCTTTCTCCTTCGATGTCGGCGGCGCGCATGATGTCGCGCCGCCTCCCGTCATTCGATCCGTTACTTCGCCTTCGCAAGCGCCTCGATGGCTGCGAGCACCCCGTCTGCGTAGGCCGGATCGATCTTGCGGAAGTGCTCGACCTGACGCGCGACGATATCGGCGGGCACGCCGTCGATCGCCCGCGCGATGTTCCCGAACAGACGCTCGCGCTGCGCG
This genomic interval from Paraburkholderia sabiae contains the following:
- the glcF gene encoding glycolate oxidase subunit GlcF; the protein is MQTNLADFIRNTPDGEEADAILRKCVHCGFCTATCPTYQLLGDELDGPRGRIYLIKQMVEGTPVTRSTQLHLDRCLTCRNCESTCPSGVQYGKLVEIGRKLTEEKVPRPFGQRLMRRVLASFVPNSTLFTPAMRLGQHFRPLLPKKLRDKVPQRQRQLEWPTATHPRKMLMLAGCVQPAMMPNVNIATARVLDALGIQTVIAPEAGCCGAIRLHLGYNDEALDDVRQNIDAWWPHVEQGAEAIVMNASGCGATVKEYAHLMRNDPVYAEKAKRIVELTRDISEILPDFEEALTPLTRRRAIHTVAYHPPCTLQHGQQIRGKVEHLLTALGIEVRLPADSHLCCGSAGTYSLTQPALSYALRNQKLEKLKAQEPQIVVSANVGCIAHLQSGTSTPVVHWVELVEHMLAS
- a CDS encoding YggS family pyridoxal phosphate-dependent enzyme, with the protein product MPDLAHNLDAVHQRIALAAQVAGRDPRSIALLAVSKTFPAEDVRAAHAAGQRAFGENYVQEALTKIGALSDLRASLDWHFIGPLQSNKTRPVAENFDWVHSVDRLKIAQRLSEQRPDTLPALNVCLQVNISGEASKSGITPDEAVDVARQIAALPRLRLRGLMAIPEPEGGVEQQRVPHRALRELFDKLRAEGLELDTLSMGMSGDLEAAVLEGATIVRVGTAIFGARDYSH
- the proC gene encoding pyrroline-5-carboxylate reductase, whose product is MKIAFIGGGNMAAALIGGMIKRGVAPSDILAIDPNEDVRKRNEQQFGVGTGAAADASLKSFDAVVLAVKPQIVKDVAATLAPHLSASQLVISIVAGIRSADLTRWLGGHARLVRTMPNTPALIGMGVTGLVATEGVDEAGRELASQVLGAVGQTVWFDDEAKIDAVTAISGSGPAYVFYFIEAMQEAARQLGMDEEQGRALAVATFTGAAQLAAQSGEPASVLRERVTSKGGTTAAALASFDAQGVKDAIVRGALAADARAREMGEEFGKQ
- the ubiA gene encoding 4-hydroxybenzoate octaprenyltransferase, encoding MFARLPLYLRLVRMDKPIGSLLLLWPTLNALWIASDGHPSLSLLVIFTIGTILMRSAGCAINDYADRDFDRFVKRTENRPITSGKIKAWEAVALAAGLSLIAFLLILPLNALTKELSVAALFVAGTYPFTKRFFAIPQAYLGIAFGFGIPMAFAAVQNQVPLLAWVMLIANVFWSVAYDTEYAMVDRDDDIKIGIRTSALTFGRFDVLAIMLCYAATLGIYVGIGVALGFGVLYWIGLAAAVGCAIYHYTLIKGRERMPCFAAFRHNNWLGGALFAGIAAHYAAQAF
- a CDS encoding Dps family protein, whose protein sequence is MAKKEAVPHVNIGISDKDRKKIAEGLSRLLADTYTLYLKTHNFHWNVTGPMFNTLHLMFETQYTELATAVDLIAERIRALGVAAPGSYKEFAKLSSIAEAEGVPAAEDMIRQLVEGQESVVRTARAIFPVTDAAHDEPTADLLTQRMQTHEKNAWMLA